CGCCGAGGACGCACACCTGCCATTCGCCGACGGCAGCGTCACCGTTCGCGTTGATTTCGTAGAGAGCCTCGTTCTGATCGCCGTTCATCGTCACGGTGGCCGGTGAGCCGATGCCCGGGGGATTCCACATGAAGCGCAGGTTGATGGCCTCCTTGTAGCCTTCCTTGCGCTCGGCGCGCACCTTCAGCTGCATCGTGCCGTTCTTCACGATCGGCACCACCGGCGCTTCGAGCTCCAGCTTGTAGGGGGCTTCATCGATCACCGCTACCGGCACGCGATCACTATCAAAGGAATGATAAGGTCCTTGGTTGTTGATCTCGATGTGATGGATCGTATCCCGCAGGCCACCGGTCATCGGGGGCGCATCGCCGGCGGACTTCACGTTGAAGCGATAGAGCGAACCGGCCACGGGGGCGTCCGCCGCGGCTTCGAAGACCACGGGCGCGGCATTCACGGAGCGATGGACCAAGGGTGCCTTGATCGTGACTCCGGCGGGCAGGCTTTCCGCCTCGAAGTTCAGGTCGCAGCCGATCTGCGCGCGGGCAACGTTGACCATCGCGGCGTAGCGGTTGCCGCGAGGGACCACGATCATCTTCCACTTTTGGGAATTGTCGCGTTCCACCACGGGCAGCGATGCCGCGATGGCCGCGTCACGTCGCAGGATTTCCAAACGGTAGGTAAAGTCCGGGCCGCCCCGATGGAGTTGGTCACGGACGACGGCGAAATACTGTCCGTCCTCGGGCGCGGTCCACTGCAGCACCGGATCGGGACCGCCTTGGTCATCGTTGTTGGCGATGTTCTTCCCGTTCGAATCACGGATCGAAAGAATGGCATCCAGCGGAGAGCGGAGTTCGCGGGCCACCACGTTCAGCGTGAGGTTTTCGCCCTTCTTTGCGGTGAAGGAATAGGAGTCCGTGTCCCTTTCGACGCCAATGATGCCGTTTCCAATGCAGGGGACCTCGGTGAGCTTGGTGGCTTGCTTCGTGGTGTTGTTGGGCTCTGCTTCGCTGGTGGCGGTCAGCCCTGAGATCCGGATCCAGTGTGGTGAAGGCGCGAACAGGCCATCGCGTGATGGGAATAGCGGGAAACGTCCGTTCGCATCCGCGGGGATGGTCACGGTCTCGGTGAAATCGCCGGCAGGATCGCCGACAAACTTGAACTCTACCGTTTCTCCCGGCTTTGCCCCTGTGGGGAAGACCGCCTTTGGCCGCGGGAAAGTCCCGATGTTGACGCGGTATTCGCAGGCATCGTTGCCCTCGTAAGCGGCTTCACGAACCAGGATCTTGTAGTCGCCATCCTCAGGGATGATCACGGAAACAAACGCGTCGTTTCTCAGCAGGGGGGCATCGTCGCAGGAAGCGATCTCGAAGCCTTTCGGGTCCACGATTGCCACATAGGCATCAAACATCGTCCGGCCGAGCCGCATGGCTTCCACCTCGGCGGTGAAACGTTGGCCCTTCTTCAAACTACACACATAGTAGTCCGGGTCTTCCTGTTTCGCCACGCCTTGGATGGTCGTGTTCAGCTCGATTTTTTGGGCGGTGTCGGGCGTGTCGTTCGGATCGACCTCATTCACCACCGGGAACTGGCCGACGAAGAAGGAGCGCAGGTAGCTTACTCCTCCCGAAGTCCGAACGCGCAGCTGGTGTTCGCCCAAGGGGGCATCCGGCTTGATGAAGATCTTGGCGGAAGCGTGCTTGTCATTCTCCACCGCGAAGGACCGGACCTCGATGCCCGGTTCGTAGGCAAGAACCTCCTGGATGCCATCGAGCCGCTCCCCGTAGAAATGCATGTCCAGCTCCACGCCGCGCTGGCCGCCACGGGGCTCGATCAGATTGAGCGTCGGGGTAAAGCCTGCGAAAGCCGTGCCTGTCGCCAAGGCAAACAGGGGCAGTAAGGTGGAGCGAGGATTCATCTCGGGCGGAGTCGGCGTTGAGAGCGTAGCGGCTTTCTAGGCCTTCTTGGCCAAGAGCGCGTCCAGCACCTGGCCGCCATCCACGATCTCGATCGGGCGACCGCCGGGAGCCATGAGCTCCTTGTCGCTGGTGATGCCGATCTGGTTGTAGATGGTGGTGGAGAGGTCTTCCACGGTCACGCCATCGGTATCCACACCGCCGCCAAGGGCATCGGAGGAACCGTGGACGTAGCCTTGCTTGAAGCCGCCACCGGCCATCACCACGGAGAAGACGCTCGGCCAGTGGTCGCGACCGCCGGTAGGATTGATCTTCGGCGTGCGGCCGAACTCGGTGGTCACCATGACCAAGGTGGAATCCAGCATGCCGCGGCGATCCAGATCGCGGATCAAGGTGGCGATAGCCTTGTCCACGGAGGGCATCTGGCCTTCGAAGGCACCCTTGATATTGTCGTGGTGATCCCAGCCACCAACGGTGAGCGAAACGAAGCGGGTACCTGCCTCGATGAGGCGGCGCGCCAGCAGCATGCGCTGCCCGGCTTCGTTGCGACCGTATTCGTCCTTCAAGGCATCCGGTTCCGCTTTCAGGTTGAAAGCTTCGCGGGCCTTTTCGGAGGAGATCAGCTTGTAAGCATGCTGATAGAAGGCATCCATCGCGTCGATGGCGTCGGATTTCTCCAAGGCACGGAAATGGGAATCGACCGTCTCCAGCAATGAGCGGCGGCGGGAGAAGCGGAATTCGTCGCAGCCATTCGGAAGGTTCAGATCGCGGACTTGGAAGTTGCCATTTGCGGGATCGGAACCGAGGGCGAAGGGGCCGTAGGCGGAGGAGAGGTAGCCGGAGCCTGCGAATTCATTCGGCACCGAGGGGACACAGACGTAGGGCGGCAAGTTGTTCTTCGAGCCCATTTCGTGCGAGATCACCGAGCCGTAGGAGGGATACTCAAGGGCAGGGGAGGGGCGGTAGCCGGTGAACATGTTGTGCGTGCCGCGTTCGTGGGCGGCCTCGCCGTGGGACATCGACCGGATGATGGTCATCTTGTCCGCCATCTGCGCGAGTTCCGGGAGCCGCTCTCCGAACTGGACGCCGGGGATCTTGGTGTTGATCGCGCCGAAGGGGCCGCGGTACTCCGCCGGGGCGTAGGGCTTCGGGTCGAAGGACTCCTGATGGGCGATGCCGCCCGGAAGGAAAATGTGGATGATCCCTTGGGCCACACCTTCGCGCAGCTCGTAGAATTTCTGCGCCGCTTGGGCTTTCTGTGAGAAGAACTGCGGCAATGTAAGCCCCAGTCCGCCCAAAAGGCCGACATGGAGGAACTCGCGGCGGGAAGAGTAGCGATCGAGCGGATTTCCGGGGCAGATCGGTTTCATGGGCGGAATCGGGTTATCAAAGACGCCTTACGCCGGAATGAGTGAGCTTTATTTCATGCTGACGAAACGAAATCGGAATAAAACTGAGGGATTGGCGAAGGCCTAACCTTGTTGCATCCTGCTGGCATGCAGCCCCCCGACATCCGAGCACTCGAGGTTTTCAGCCTCATCGGGAGCGGAGCCTGCGGGAAAGTTTATCGTGCCCGCGACTCCGCCGGCCGGGCCTTGGCGGTGAAGGTTTTCGACCCCGCAGCGGTGAATCCCGCCCTCTTGGAGGAGGCCGTGGCCCGCTTGGAAGAAGCGCCCTGGCCAAAAAACGCCGTCGAAGAATACTCCGCGGACTACCGGGGGAAGCAGATCTTGCGGGTCTCGAGATTGCACGCGGATGAGAAAGGCGGGGTGTGGACGCCGCGGTCGCTGCAACACCGGCTCGACCGCTTTCCCGGCGAACGATCCTGGCCGGTGGTGCTGGAAATCCTGACCGCCCTCTCCGATCTCCATGACCGCCGGGTGGCGCACGGCAATCTCAAGCCGGGGAATGTTTTTTTCGACGAATCCGATCGTGTCCGCCTGACCGACTGGGCCTTGGGGAACATGCCCGGGATCGGCTCGCTCGATTATACCGATGCGGTTCTCTATCAGCCTCCGGATCAGCTCCGCGAACCGGAGGGCTATTTGCGGGAGAAGGGGTATCGCTGGGATGTTTTTGCGTTCAGCGTGCTGGCATTCCGGCTTCTTACCGGGGCTTTCCCGCGCTGCACGGCGACCTTTGACCAAGTGGCACCGGAGCCGGGGAAAACCCGCCGCGAGGGGATCGCCGCCAATCTCAGGCGCATCGCGAAATCCGTCGAAGCGCAGCCGGACGTGACTTGGCCGGATACGCCGGCGACGCCCTTGGAGAAAGCTTATCGCGGGATTCTGGATCGCTGCCTTTCGCTGGATTCGAATTCCCGGCCCGCCAATGCCGGCGAGGTGCTGCAGTTGTTCCATGCCGCTGACAAGGAGCAGGCGGGCGAGCAGCAGCGCGATGCGATCCTCGATCAGCAGAGGCGAGCGAGGCGGAGTGCTTGGCGCGCCAACGTTGCCGCGGGTGTCCTCACGGGCTGTGTCGTCGTCCTCTCCCTGCTGTGGCAGATGAAGAAGTCCGCGGTGACTTCCGAGGAAGAAGGGCGCAAGGCTGACGTCCAGCAACTGCAGGCAGCTTTCGACGCCTCGGAGGCCGAGAAGGCCTCACTGAAGCAAGCCGGAGAAGAGGAGCGCAAGACACTCCAATACGACAAGGACATGTGGCTTGCCCGGCTGGAGGCGTCCCGGAGCGTGGGGGATCATCTCTTCGCGTGGGCGATGGAGAAGGGCAACCGCCACCTGCCGCCACTGGATGGGCGCGAACTGCGCCTTGAGCGATTGGAGAGCTACTTCGAGGATTTCATTGCCCGCACCGCGGAACTTCCCACGCTCAAGGAAGAGCGGGCGCGTGCCAAGCTGCAACTTGCCGAGATCACCTTGGCGAAGGGAGATCCGAAGGAAGCGGCGCAGCGGCTTGAAGAAGCGCTTCTGTCTGCGGGTGATCTCCCATCCGGTCCGGACCTCGACTTGCGTCTGGCCACGGATCGTCTGCTGATGGCCCTGCTGCTTCAGGAGCGGAATGACAAGGGGGCGGGTGACGCTTTCCGTACCGCGCGCAAGGCGTTGGAGGCCGTGCCGCAGGCGGAGGTCGATGCCGATCGCTTGCAAGAACTGCTCGCGGTGCTGGGCTACCATGAATCCCGGCTGCTGGCGATCGAGGGCAAGGATACCGAGGCTTTCGAAAAACTCAGTCATTCCACCGAAGTGTTGAACCGTTTGGTCCTACAGAGGCCTGATACGGCGGTGCTGAGATCGGAGCTCGCGGAGTGTTATCTTTCCTCCGCCACCATCCTCGATGGCATCGGCGAAATGGGCAGCGCCCGCGAAGCGCGAGCCCAAGCTTCAGAAGAGATCCTGGAGCTGCTGAAGAAGGATCCGGGTAACCTCGAACTCCGGCTCGACCTTGCCGGGTGCTACGGAGCGATGGCCGAGTCGGCCGCTCTTTCCGGAGATGTTTCCTCGACCGAAGCGATGTCGAAGGCCGCGGGGAAGCTGCTGGAAGAATACATGGGCCAAAGGCCGGATAGCGCCGAGGCTCGCTCGCGGCTGGCGGCTGTCCGGAGCCTGATGGCCGGAGTGGTCAGGGATCGCGGAGATGCGGTGGAGTCCCTGCGCCTGATCAATGAGGGCATCCTGCTGGTGGAGGGCGTGGCGGTGGGTGAATCTGCGGATCCCGTGGCGAAGTACCGGCTCGCGCTGCTGCTTTGGGAGAAGGGTCGGCTTCTGGGGATCGAGCGCAAGCTGGTGGAAGAGGTCGACGTGGAGACCCGCTCCGCCGACATGTTGCGCAAGCTCCTGAATAGCGACTATGGCTTGGTCCGCGGGGAGCAGATCCGTCGTTCTCTCGGTTGTGTCCTCGGCGATTTGGGGCACGCGGCGCAGCGCATGGAGAATCACGAGCTGGCGCGCGCTGCCTACGGTGAAGCGGTGAGCGTGTGGTCGATCCTCGCGAAAGAACGCCCGCAGAATGAGGAATACACCGAAGGGCTAGCCTGGAGCCAGCAGCGCCTGAAAGAGCTGTGACTTGAGGCTTGATGCTCCGCTCCCGCTGGGGCTCGCTCGCGTCTGTGTCCAAGGTCGACCAGCAAGTGCTGAAAGATGTCTCGCGTTCATTTTACGTGAGCCTCCGGCTATTGCCCGCGCCGATGCGCCCGGCGACCAGCACCGGCTACCTGCTTGCCCGTGCCAGCGATACCATCGCCGACACCGCAGGGATACCCGTGGACGATCGGCTGGACCTGCTGGATGCCTTTTCAGCAGAGCTAGCGGGGAAGGAGAGCAACCGCCGGCGTGAGCAGATGAAGAAATTCATCGCCCGCCAGACGAACGAGAGCGAGCGGGTGTTGCTTGAGCGGCTCGATGAGTGTCTCAATCTTCTCCATGGCTTGGACGAGCTCCAGGCCGATGCCGTGCGCAATGTGGTGACCACCATCATCAGCGGCCAGCGGCTGGATCTCGTGCGCTTCGATGAGGCAGGGAGGGGAAACCCGAAGGCTCTCCGGAACGAGGAGGAGCTGGAAGACTACTGCTACCGTGTGGCGGGATGCGTCGGGGCTTTCTGGACGCGCATCGGATTGCTGACGCTTGGGTCGAGGTTTTCGGAATCGGCTCCGGAGGATCTCGATGACCTCGGCGTGCGTTATGGAATGGGACTCCAACTGGTGAACATCCTCCGTGATTTGCCCGAAGACCTCGCCAATGGCCGCTGTTATTTACCCGTGGCCGATTCTTTCGATTCGGCAGCGCTCGCTGCCGCACATGGGGAGTGGCTGAAGCATGCCGCGGTATGGCTCGAGTCCGGACGTCGCTATGCATCCCGCCTCAAGCTCCTGCGGCTGCGGGCAGCATCGGTCCTTCCAGCTTTGATCGGTGATGACACGCTGGCCTTGCTTGAGGCACAAAAAGGAGTGCCGCTTGGCAAAGTGAAAGTCCCCCGCTCTGCAGTCCGGAAGGCCCTGTGGAGGGCCCTCTGGTGGCCAGCGGGAAGGGTGCCGAATCGCTAGCACGCAACGTACAAAAAAGGGGCGACCGGATTGCGGCCGCCCCTGTGTCAGGATTCCGGGGATCTGTGTTAGACCTCGTCTTGGCTGAGCCAGCGGAAGTTGGTCACCACGAAGCGGCGGCCAAATTGCTCGTTGGCATTCGAAAGGCTGCCTGCCGGAGTGTTCGATTCATTGCTGGGATCCACGAATTCCGGAGTCCGCTGCACTACGGCCTCGCACCAGGCACGGCCCACGACCTTGCCATCCGGATCAAGCGCCTCGCCATAGCCGCGGATCCGGAAGGTATCCGAGCGGACCGAAACGACGGATCCTACCTGCGAGAGAATGTCGCCCTGTGTCAGGTAGCCGGGAGCTCCGGTAGCGCTCATGCCCATCATGGCTTCCGGGAAGGCATAGTTGTCTGGGGCCACATCGGTCGCGGAGATGATGCGGGAATCCTGGCTATACATGCCATTGATGGAGCCGGTTTCGTCGATGGCGCGCTGGAGAAGGCCCTCCAAGGCTTTTTCCCGGTCGCTGCCCGGACGGCGATTCACAAACTCCGCAAGGGACAGGAAGGGGCCGTTTTCCCGGATTTCCTGGACGACATGTTGGGCGAGTTCCTGGATTTGTTCCGCAGTGAGCGTGCGCATGCCGGTCCAGCGGGCGTGGCGTGCCTGGAGGGGATTCGCGTTGTCGACCGATGGACCGGTGGCACGCCGCATGCGGCTGAAGGGGAAGGATGCTCCCTTCACGGTGCCCGAACTAGACTGACTGGCTCCGTCGGCCAAGGTGACATAGTCCACGGTCTCCTGGTTCATCGATCCCAGCAGGGCGGCCCAAGCATTGACCGAAAGCGAGTTCACGTTGAAGGCTCCATCGATCATCAGGTGAGCCGCACTCTTCGTGTAGCCTTGGTCGTCGGTTACCGCCGCCACGGTTTCCTCAGGGGACATGTTGCCGGCCGGAACCATCCGCGTGTTCAGCAGCGGCTTGCTGTCCTTGAAGAAGGACTCCGCCACGGAACTCAAGGATTTCGAACTCATCAGCGGGCCGCCGTAGGGTGCCAGAGTGGAGAAGAAGTATCCGTCCCACAGGGCGTTGTTGGCGAGCCATGCATGGTCGAGCAGGCGATACTCCTTGGTGCTGGCGGCCGCTACGGCAGACGAACTGATCATCGGCGTGGCGAAGGATTCGCCCACCGTATAAGCGGCACCAGGCAGGAAGCCCTGGTTGCACAGCTGCGCGTGGCGAAGCTGGGCCAAGCTTTGCAGGGGCATCAGGGGCACTTCATACTGGGGGGCGACGCGGGTGCCATTGGCTTCGCTGTGACCGGTGAAGAACTTGCCACGGTTCTGACCGTCGCAAGGGAACTTGTAGCTGGGAGCCAAGCGTTTGATCAGAGCCTCGAAGGGATGAACCCCCATGCTTTCCTTGGTGAGGTCGATGCCGGTGAGGGCGGATGCCTGGCCTCCTTGCACCCAAGGCTTGCCCGGGGAATCCGATTCCAAGGTGGTCTTGGCGTAGAAGCTGAACTGGGCGAAGGCCTTGGCGCGGGCGAAGTCCTTCAACTTGGTCGAAGGGGACTCATACATCTCGCTGCCCAGGTAGGGCCGTTCCAGCCGGGCCTCGCCATTCGGGAAGGAATGGGAGGGATCGCGGCTCATCGCCGTGCGCAAGCGGGTGGCATCCCCATAGTCGAGGTCCAGCGTGCCCGAGCGGATCTTCTGCGAGCCTCTCATGAGGTTCAGCTCGATCGACAGGCGGTTGTTCGACACGGTCGAAGGCAGGGGGCCGAAGCCAACGTCGATGGAGTCGGCAAGCGACAAGGGGAAGATGCCGCGGCCATCATCGGCGGGAGCGCGGATCACCTGTGGCGTCAGCCAGTCCACCCAGAAGCCAACGCCTTGCGAAGGATAGCCGGGTGCGAGCGGGATGCTCACGGTCTTGGTATCGGTATAGTCGAAGAAGGAGTCCTGATTGGCTGCCCATGACCAGTTGCCATCAACGGATTCGCCGAAGACCTTGTTTTCGCCCGGCTGCAGCGTGACCTGGCCGCCCGCTCCGCTGTAGGAGTTGCGGAGATTGATGCCGAAGGCCTTTGCCACGGACGAGTTCGTCTCGTGACCCACGTAAAGCTGGTTCATGTGAGCCATCGTGGTGGTTTGGGGCTGGCCGTTGCGGTAGAAACGGAAGCCGATCGGCAGGTCCTTGAAGTCGATCCGGAGCTGATCGAAGCTGAGCGGCACGTTGTACGGGTTGTACAAGGTCACGATCGGAGAATAGATCATGTAGACCATGTAGTTGTCCCCGGCCGTCGAGGTATTGCCATCGACACCACCTGCCCAAGGTCCGTGGGCATCCTTGGCCACCATCGAGAATTGCATCTGCACCTTCGCCACCACCGGCATCAGCAGAAGACCTTTGGGGGCAACCGGACTGGCCTTGTAGGTGCGGGAGCGGGCGTCGTATTTCACCGGATTGTAGCCGGTCGGGACGTTGGCCTTGAGGGTAGGATTCGCCCCGGTGAGATTGCGGTATTGGTTGGCGTAGTCGAAGGCCTGGGTCCAATACGGATTGGGGACATCATTGATTACCGACTCGTCGTCGTAGATACGCTGCGAGGAATATTCCGAGGGAAGGGAGCCATTGCCGAAGAGCAGGCTGAGGTCCTTCTTCAAGCCGCCGCGTGCAGCATCTGTCGCCAAGCCCTGGTGGACGGTGGTGACCTCATGCTGGTACTTCTTCAGTTCCGGCATCTTGTCGATCAGCGCGGAAGTGGGGATCGTGTAGAGCTTCCTTTGGTCGGAGCCATCGTACCAGTCGAAGCCATCGAAGCCTTGGATCGCCTCCATACCGAAGCGGGCAGGGGAACCCATCGCGGCTTGGCGCGTCGCGTTGCCGAAGTCCTGCTCCTGGCGGACGATGTCCACCTTGGCTTTCGTGCCTTCATCCATGACGGTCCAAGCGTAGCGACCGTCGATGCCATTGCCGGAGGCGGGGGCTTCCACCTTCGGGGCGCGCACCCATTCCTGTTCGTGCGCTTCTTTGCCGAGGGAGCCTTCTCCTAACAGGATCGTGCCACCTTCGACATCCGGAAGCTGTTCCACGTTACCGATTTTCCCTTCGGCACCGGAGACGAGGTAGCTGACGAAATTGCCGTCTTTGTCAGTGGCGGGACGGTCGGCGGTGGGCAGCACGCCTTTCCATACGCCAGTTAGACCCTTCGGAGCTGCTTCTTCCGCCAACTGGGCGGGTGCGGTGATCCGCTGGTCGGGACCAGCGCTTTTCTGCAACTGTCCGATAGCCAGGGAAAGGGCCATCCGGGCATTGCTGCGTGCCACCTGCATGGCCTCGCTTTGACCCGATCCTCTCAACGAAACGGACGAGAGGGTAAGTAGGCCAACTGCGAGCACGGTGAGGAGCACCATGAGCGAGAGGGAAATCACCAGCGCAAAGCCTCGCCGACCTTTTCGAAGGCGAAATGCACGTGCGCGCATGTTTTCCGGGAATGAATTGGGTTTCATGACGGTAAGAACACATAGTCACGATTTTGGTGAACTGTAAATACATAATGTATCCACCCACTCAAAAGGGGTAGGTGACCCTCCCCTTTTGGGGAGAAAAACGACATAACCCGTTAGAGGGATGCCGAGGCATGCTTATTGCATGCAATAAGCTGTATAACAGAAGGCTTGATCAGTTTCAAGCCCCCAAAGTGCCGCTTTTGCTTGCAGCTACCAGCGTCCAATGACCGCCGCAGGGACGACAAGTGACACTTCGCCGCGCTTTACGTCCTTCTTTCCGACGTTGGCTCCGGGGACATCCGCAATGAGGCATGGGGATGATTTCGCCTCTGCGGCCAAGACGGCACGATCTGCCATTTTAAGCACTCCGTCACAGTGCTTCCCCCCCCAAGGGTCAATATAGGAGATCCGGATGCCCGTTTCCCCCTTTGCGAGCTTCGCGGACACTCCTGTCACAGTGACGAAGTGGCCTTGCACCGGAGTCCAAACGCCCTGTCTCAGCACGAAGCGTTTCAGGCTGAGGACCGGTGGGAATCCTCTTGTTAGAGAACGATTGAGATGCTCATGGGTCCGTTTTAGCAGGTGCTGCTGCTGCTCGCCCTTGCGCCGGAACAGGTCATCGATTGCGAGGGTGGGGAGGTAGAGGGAGCGGTTCATCTCGTTTGCCGCCACCACGAGATCCTCCACGTTGATGCCGCCATTGTTCCAGCGCATGCGTCCCTTCAGGGTCGCAGAAGGCCGCAGTCCGTGGCGTTTGATCCATTGGGTCAGTTGCTCCTTGTCGTTGTTGCCGGGCAGGGATCTGGCGGCCGCCTGCCAGCTTTCATTGCCGAAGCGGAAGGAGGCAAGCAGCGCCGCCGGCCCGCAGGCATTGCCGGAGATGGCCAATTGATTGACCGGAGCAGCGCCGGGATTGGGAGCTTCGCGGAATTCCGCGGCTCCACAAGAACCGGCTAGCGCGATCAGAAGAACCTTAATTCGACGCAGGTGCGGCATACGCATCGGAGCGCCGGTTGTTAGAAGGCTTGATGTCGCTCGCGCTGGGGAGCGTGACCTGGGATTGGACGGTCGCGCCGTTTGACGGGATATTGAAGGGAAGGGTGAAGGTGGCGATGTCGCCAGGCTTCAGCGAGGTGATGGTCATGGTGCGGGTCCCGCCACTGGAAGTCGTGACTTCCAGCGGGGCATTGTAGATGACATCGGTTCCCCGGTTCTGGACCGTTACTTGCAATTGGTTCTGTCCGTTACCGTTGGTGCTGACGTAATTCGAGGCGAGCGCCACGTCACCGACGCCGCTGCTGCCCGCGCGCAAAA
This portion of the Luteolibacter luteus genome encodes:
- a CDS encoding PPC domain-containing protein; this translates as MNPRSTLLPLFALATGTAFAGFTPTLNLIEPRGGQRGVELDMHFYGERLDGIQEVLAYEPGIEVRSFAVENDKHASAKIFIKPDAPLGEHQLRVRTSGGVSYLRSFFVGQFPVVNEVDPNDTPDTAQKIELNTTIQGVAKQEDPDYYVCSLKKGQRFTAEVEAMRLGRTMFDAYVAIVDPKGFEIASCDDAPLLRNDAFVSVIIPEDGDYKILVREAAYEGNDACEYRVNIGTFPRPKAVFPTGAKPGETVEFKFVGDPAGDFTETVTIPADANGRFPLFPSRDGLFAPSPHWIRISGLTATSEAEPNNTTKQATKLTEVPCIGNGIIGVERDTDSYSFTAKKGENLTLNVVARELRSPLDAILSIRDSNGKNIANNDDQGGPDPVLQWTAPEDGQYFAVVRDQLHRGGPDFTYRLEILRRDAAIAASLPVVERDNSQKWKMIVVPRGNRYAAMVNVARAQIGCDLNFEAESLPAGVTIKAPLVHRSVNAAPVVFEAAADAPVAGSLYRFNVKSAGDAPPMTGGLRDTIHHIEINNQGPYHSFDSDRVPVAVIDEAPYKLELEAPVVPIVKNGTMQLKVRAERKEGYKEAINLRFMWNPPGIGSPATVTMNGDQNEALYEINANGDAAVGEWQVCVLGEANTPQGPVLVSTSLATLKIADPYLSMTMDMAATEQGKATTMICKLDYPGKFEGNATAELFGLPHGAKAAPVEFAHGQAEIHFPVEIAGDAAVGKHTALFCRVNVPEKGQMILHQVGQGGTLRIDKPAENAPPPPAQPMAQAETPAAPPAEKPLSRLEQLRQKK
- a CDS encoding DUF1501 domain-containing protein gives rise to the protein MKPICPGNPLDRYSSRREFLHVGLLGGLGLTLPQFFSQKAQAAQKFYELREGVAQGIIHIFLPGGIAHQESFDPKPYAPAEYRGPFGAINTKIPGVQFGERLPELAQMADKMTIIRSMSHGEAAHERGTHNMFTGYRPSPALEYPSYGSVISHEMGSKNNLPPYVCVPSVPNEFAGSGYLSSAYGPFALGSDPANGNFQVRDLNLPNGCDEFRFSRRRSLLETVDSHFRALEKSDAIDAMDAFYQHAYKLISSEKAREAFNLKAEPDALKDEYGRNEAGQRMLLARRLIEAGTRFVSLTVGGWDHHDNIKGAFEGQMPSVDKAIATLIRDLDRRGMLDSTLVMVTTEFGRTPKINPTGGRDHWPSVFSVVMAGGGFKQGYVHGSSDALGGGVDTDGVTVEDLSTTIYNQIGITSDKELMAPGGRPIEIVDGGQVLDALLAKKA
- a CDS encoding protein kinase domain-containing protein; the encoded protein is MQPPDIRALEVFSLIGSGACGKVYRARDSAGRALAVKVFDPAAVNPALLEEAVARLEEAPWPKNAVEEYSADYRGKQILRVSRLHADEKGGVWTPRSLQHRLDRFPGERSWPVVLEILTALSDLHDRRVAHGNLKPGNVFFDESDRVRLTDWALGNMPGIGSLDYTDAVLYQPPDQLREPEGYLREKGYRWDVFAFSVLAFRLLTGAFPRCTATFDQVAPEPGKTRREGIAANLRRIAKSVEAQPDVTWPDTPATPLEKAYRGILDRCLSLDSNSRPANAGEVLQLFHAADKEQAGEQQRDAILDQQRRARRSAWRANVAAGVLTGCVVVLSLLWQMKKSAVTSEEEGRKADVQQLQAAFDASEAEKASLKQAGEEERKTLQYDKDMWLARLEASRSVGDHLFAWAMEKGNRHLPPLDGRELRLERLESYFEDFIARTAELPTLKEERARAKLQLAEITLAKGDPKEAAQRLEEALLSAGDLPSGPDLDLRLATDRLLMALLLQERNDKGAGDAFRTARKALEAVPQAEVDADRLQELLAVLGYHESRLLAIEGKDTEAFEKLSHSTEVLNRLVLQRPDTAVLRSELAECYLSSATILDGIGEMGSAREARAQASEEILELLKKDPGNLELRLDLAGCYGAMAESAALSGDVSSTEAMSKAAGKLLEEYMGQRPDSAEARSRLAAVRSLMAGVVRDRGDAVESLRLINEGILLVEGVAVGESADPVAKYRLALLLWEKGRLLGIERKLVEEVDVETRSADMLRKLLNSDYGLVRGEQIRRSLGCVLGDLGHAAQRMENHELARAAYGEAVSVWSILAKERPQNEEYTEGLAWSQQRLKEL
- a CDS encoding phytoene/squalene synthase family protein — protein: MLRSRWGSLASVSKVDQQVLKDVSRSFYVSLRLLPAPMRPATSTGYLLARASDTIADTAGIPVDDRLDLLDAFSAELAGKESNRRREQMKKFIARQTNESERVLLERLDECLNLLHGLDELQADAVRNVVTTIISGQRLDLVRFDEAGRGNPKALRNEEELEDYCYRVAGCVGAFWTRIGLLTLGSRFSESAPEDLDDLGVRYGMGLQLVNILRDLPEDLANGRCYLPVADSFDSAALAAAHGEWLKHAAVWLESGRRYASRLKLLRLRAASVLPALIGDDTLALLEAQKGVPLGKVKVPRSAVRKALWRALWWPAGRVPNR